The Bryobacteraceae bacterium genome includes a window with the following:
- a CDS encoding oligogalacturonide lyase, translating into MKDARFPSEHALERDAATGARVHRLTGAPCINHHTYFLNSSLTPDGQSLIFASNRTGAWQLFSVEPFPEGEIRQWTDAAPIHPFSPAIHPGGESVYFVRGGSIWEIRRDTLEERLVARRDHAQFGEVSLSADGEWLTAAARIGGESGLVAGRRDGRDWIFHRFPRTVIHPQFHPLEPEWIEFAADPAPRMHRIRRDGTGLECLYEHSNDEFVVHETFLGRTGDLVYVEWPRALWRLDWTTRERRLICECNAWHIAPNRAGTLILCDTNHPDRGLFLIDAATGAQRLAALSQSSNRGSQWMKSRYALPEDFAAARAALGGNLSWMENAADTVYGPQYTHPHPSFSPSERHVIFTSDRSGHPQVYAVELDG; encoded by the coding sequence ATGAAAGACGCGCGCTTTCCGTCCGAGCACGCTCTGGAGCGCGACGCCGCAACCGGCGCGCGCGTGCACAGGCTCACGGGCGCCCCGTGCATCAACCATCACACCTACTTCCTCAACTCCTCGCTGACCCCGGACGGGCAGTCGCTGATTTTTGCGAGCAACCGCACCGGCGCGTGGCAGCTCTTTTCCGTCGAGCCCTTCCCGGAGGGCGAGATCCGGCAGTGGACGGACGCTGCGCCAATCCATCCGTTTTCGCCCGCCATCCATCCGGGCGGCGAATCCGTTTACTTCGTGCGCGGCGGCTCGATCTGGGAGATCCGCAGGGACACGCTGGAAGAGCGGCTCGTCGCGCGCCGCGATCACGCGCAGTTCGGAGAAGTGTCGCTGTCGGCGGACGGAGAGTGGCTGACCGCCGCGGCAAGGATCGGCGGTGAATCCGGACTCGTTGCAGGCCGCAGGGACGGGCGGGACTGGATTTTCCATCGTTTCCCGCGCACCGTCATCCATCCGCAGTTCCACCCGCTCGAGCCGGAGTGGATCGAGTTCGCGGCGGACCCCGCCCCGCGCATGCACCGCATCCGGCGGGACGGCACGGGTCTTGAGTGCCTTTACGAACACTCCAATGACGAGTTCGTCGTCCACGAGACTTTCCTCGGGCGCACCGGCGACCTCGTCTATGTCGAGTGGCCCCGCGCGCTCTGGCGCCTGGACTGGACGACGAGGGAGCGGCGGCTCATCTGCGAATGCAACGCGTGGCACATCGCTCCCAACCGCGCCGGCACGCTGATCCTGTGCGATACCAACCACCCGGACCGCGGCCTGTTCCTGATCGACGCCGCCACCGGCGCGCAGCGCCTTGCCGCGCTCTCGCAGAGCTCGAACAGAGGCTCTCAGTGGATGAAGTCCCGCTATGCGCTGCCCGAAGACTTCGCCGCCGCGCGCGCGGCGCTGGGGGGCAATCTGAGCTGGATGGAGAACGCCGCTGATACGGTGTACGGTCCGCAGTACACGCACCCGCATCCCTCTTTCTCGCCTTCGGAGCGTCACGTGATTTTCACCAGCGACCGCAGCGGCCATCCGCAGGTCTACGCCGTGGAGCTCGATGGATAA